In the genome of Candidatus Campbellbacteria bacterium, one region contains:
- a CDS encoding recombination protein O N-terminal domain-containing protein — translation MYSKHHTKAIVLGAYNVGEASRTYRLFTSDMGVVLARCQSSREVRSRHRYGLQFSSVSDVSLVRSRDGWRITNVTPLSSVFFSHEDRQKRMLAVRILQLVRRLVVDEEQGSVVFDLVWNGLSALAGPDVTQDNLASFEVLLVLRILHELGYVQGDSAYTEHLSRPYHFSLEHISSFAPTHRKALVEINRALEASHL, via the coding sequence ATGTATTCCAAGCACCACACAAAAGCAATCGTTCTCGGCGCATACAATGTTGGTGAGGCGAGTCGCACGTACCGATTGTTTACATCTGATATGGGAGTGGTACTTGCACGGTGTCAATCATCCCGCGAAGTTCGTTCACGCCATCGGTATGGTTTACAATTTTCTTCTGTTTCTGATGTGTCACTCGTGCGTTCGCGTGATGGGTGGCGTATTACCAATGTAACCCCGCTCTCGTCAGTTTTTTTCTCACACGAAGATAGACAAAAAAGAATGCTTGCAGTACGCATTTTACAACTAGTTCGACGATTGGTTGTTGATGAAGAGCAGGGAAGTGTTGTGTTTGATTTAGTGTGGAATGGACTTTCAGCCCTCGCTGGTCCCGATGTCACACAAGACAACCTCGCTTCGTTTGAAGTTCTTCTTGTGTTGCGTATTTTGCATGAGCTGGGTTATGTACAAGGTGACTCTGCTTATACAGAACACCTATCTCGACCGTATCATTTCTCTCTTGAACACATTTCATCTTTTGCACCCACACACCGAAAAGCACTTGTTGAAATCAATCGAGCGCTTGAAGCAAGTCATCTGTAG
- a CDS encoding class I tRNA ligase family protein produces the protein MMVAMAHEEYEKSDVAKKEEEILQHWQEKGIFQKTLAKESPEGEFVFYEGPPTANGRPGIHHLISRAFKDVIPRYKTMRGFHVRRKAGWDTHGLPVEIEVEKQLGFTLKKQIEEYGIAQFNEKCKESVWKYIDEWSLFTQRMGYWVDLDDAYVTYYPSYMESLWSIVAHVHKQNLLYKDYKVLPWCPRCGTALSSHELAQGYEDVKDISVYVKFKVVGEENTYLLAWTTTPWTLLGNVGLAVGEDIDYVKIFLRGEFLILSKEIFDKAVEDNKHPLFDPIGSDFKYGGKDTRMPYIEDGLSTPLKGKDLVGLSYEPLFPFLENLISGPEKEKIGNAYKVYPADFVTTTDGTGIVHTAVMYGQEDFELGNKVSLPKWHLVDETGHLVKGTGLYEGLFVRDESTAVEVIKDLLARKPSSLLFKREKFEHPYPHCWRCHTALIYYARDSWYIRMSELRDDLVKENKKINWVPEHIKEGRFGEWLREVKDWAFSRDRYWGTPLPVWNCEHCHHTEVVGSIEHLKKITKSRGNTFTFVRHGEANNNILDIASADPNAPDHLTEKGKEQVMHVSRKIKKEGVTKIYTSPFVRTRETADIIAQELGLVADAVVVDERIQELKYGDFNTKPHHDVYLYRKTNGLKYGDKLPNGESYLDVRRRFSEFLYDIDSQHEHTHVIVVTHGVAFPTISAILEGADDKRAEHLLTSPDPELACAVPVAFVPLPHNASYDIDLHKPYIDEVPVVCPKCEFEMKRTPEVMDVWFDSGSMPFAQDHYPFENEKWVDGKGYPAQYISEAIDQTRGWFYTLHAVGVLMGKGRAFENVICLGHILDAQGKKMSKSIGNVINPWEAMAKHGVDVIRFWMYSVNQPGDTKNFDEKTVDEVSKKVFMIARNVVKFYEMYKEETPISNIKYQISKHVLDVWILSRLDELLTEVTEGLNTYHTFEPTRAIKDFIQDFSTWYIRRSRDRFKSDDAEDKAHALGTTRHVLKTLATAMAPFTPFFAEEMYSSAGGELESVHLEEWPSYTKTVKNKPEKIITGMQKIRDVASRALEARMSAGIKVRQPLASLSLRGGNLTLQKFPELVALISDEVNVKEVLFKEDTGWDVELDTAVTPELKKEGDVRDLMRAIQDFRKTSGLTASDTPTLSVVTNEEGKKLIEEHKEALIKSTNLKDLTASVGDIGAELYIFSIH, from the coding sequence ATGATGGTTGCTATGGCACATGAAGAGTACGAAAAAAGTGATGTGGCGAAAAAGGAGGAGGAAATACTACAACACTGGCAGGAAAAGGGTATTTTCCAAAAAACGCTTGCAAAAGAATCTCCAGAGGGAGAGTTCGTGTTTTATGAAGGCCCACCAACGGCAAATGGCCGTCCTGGAATTCACCATCTTATTTCGCGGGCATTTAAAGACGTTATTCCTCGGTACAAAACGATGCGCGGCTTTCACGTGCGTCGAAAAGCGGGTTGGGACACCCACGGCCTTCCTGTTGAAATTGAAGTTGAAAAACAACTCGGTTTTACACTAAAGAAACAAATTGAGGAATACGGCATCGCACAGTTTAATGAAAAGTGTAAAGAAAGTGTCTGGAAATATATTGACGAGTGGAGTTTGTTTACACAGCGTATGGGGTACTGGGTTGATTTAGATGACGCATACGTTACGTACTATCCAAGTTACATGGAATCATTGTGGAGTATTGTTGCACATGTACACAAACAGAATCTTTTGTATAAAGATTACAAAGTCCTCCCCTGGTGTCCGCGTTGTGGTACAGCACTTTCAAGTCATGAACTTGCGCAGGGGTATGAAGATGTGAAGGATATTTCGGTGTATGTGAAGTTTAAAGTTGTCGGAGAAGAAAATACGTATCTTCTCGCATGGACAACAACACCGTGGACGCTCTTAGGAAACGTCGGACTTGCTGTTGGAGAGGACATTGATTATGTAAAAATCTTTCTACGGGGAGAGTTTTTAATTCTTTCTAAAGAAATTTTTGACAAGGCGGTAGAAGATAATAAACACCCACTATTTGATCCTATTGGAAGTGATTTCAAATATGGGGGTAAGGATACAAGGATGCCATATATTGAAGATGGTCTGAGTACTCCACTAAAGGGCAAAGATTTGGTTGGTCTCTCCTACGAACCACTCTTCCCATTTCTTGAAAACCTTATTTCTGGTCCAGAAAAAGAAAAAATAGGAAATGCATATAAGGTGTATCCAGCAGATTTTGTGACGACGACAGACGGTACGGGCATTGTGCACACAGCGGTTATGTACGGACAGGAGGACTTTGAATTGGGTAACAAAGTTAGTTTGCCAAAGTGGCATCTCGTTGATGAGACAGGGCACCTTGTGAAGGGTACGGGATTATACGAAGGTTTGTTTGTACGTGATGAGTCCACGGCCGTTGAGGTCATTAAAGACCTTTTAGCGCGCAAGCCCAGTAGTCTTCTTTTTAAGAGAGAGAAATTTGAACATCCATACCCACATTGCTGGCGTTGCCACACGGCGCTGATTTATTACGCCCGTGATTCGTGGTACATCCGCATGTCGGAATTGAGGGATGATTTGGTGAAGGAGAACAAAAAAATTAACTGGGTACCAGAACACATTAAAGAAGGACGTTTTGGAGAATGGCTACGCGAAGTGAAGGATTGGGCATTTTCTCGCGACCGCTACTGGGGCACACCACTTCCTGTCTGGAACTGCGAACACTGCCACCACACAGAGGTGGTTGGGTCTATTGAGCACCTCAAAAAAATAACGAAATCACGCGGAAATACGTTTACCTTTGTTCGGCACGGAGAGGCCAACAATAATATTTTGGATATCGCGAGTGCAGACCCGAATGCTCCAGACCATTTGACCGAAAAAGGAAAGGAGCAGGTCATGCACGTGAGCAGAAAAATAAAGAAAGAGGGTGTAACAAAAATCTACACGTCGCCTTTCGTGCGTACACGGGAGACCGCCGACATCATTGCACAAGAACTCGGCCTTGTGGCAGATGCGGTTGTTGTTGACGAACGGATACAAGAGCTTAAGTATGGTGATTTCAATACAAAACCACACCACGACGTTTATTTGTATAGAAAAACCAACGGACTGAAGTATGGTGATAAACTTCCAAACGGGGAGAGTTATTTGGATGTACGTCGTCGTTTTTCAGAGTTTTTGTATGACATTGATTCTCAACATGAACACACACACGTCATCGTGGTAACGCACGGCGTTGCGTTTCCTACCATTTCGGCGATTTTGGAAGGCGCCGACGACAAACGGGCCGAGCATTTACTGACGTCGCCCGATCCGGAACTCGCTTGTGCAGTACCCGTTGCTTTTGTGCCGCTTCCACACAACGCTTCGTACGATATTGATTTACACAAACCATACATTGATGAAGTGCCCGTTGTATGTCCAAAGTGCGAATTTGAGATGAAACGCACACCAGAAGTAATGGATGTGTGGTTTGATTCTGGCTCAATGCCATTTGCACAAGATCACTACCCGTTTGAAAACGAGAAGTGGGTTGATGGAAAAGGCTATCCTGCGCAGTACATTTCTGAAGCAATTGATCAAACACGCGGATGGTTTTATACACTGCACGCCGTCGGTGTGCTCATGGGGAAGGGACGAGCGTTTGAGAACGTCATTTGTCTTGGGCACATTTTGGATGCTCAAGGTAAGAAGATGAGTAAATCAATTGGGAACGTCATTAATCCATGGGAGGCGATGGCAAAACATGGCGTGGATGTTATTCGTTTTTGGATGTACTCCGTTAATCAGCCGGGTGATACAAAAAACTTTGATGAAAAGACGGTGGACGAAGTATCCAAGAAGGTATTTATGATTGCGCGCAACGTGGTGAAGTTTTATGAGATGTATAAAGAAGAGACACCAATATCAAATATCAAATATCAAATATCAAAGCATGTACTTGATGTGTGGATTTTGAGCCGACTCGATGAACTACTCACGGAAGTAACGGAAGGTCTCAACACCTACCACACATTTGAGCCCACGCGGGCAATTAAAGATTTTATTCAAGATTTCTCTACGTGGTATATTCGTCGGTCACGAGATAGATTTAAATCAGATGATGCAGAGGATAAAGCACATGCGTTGGGAACAACGAGACACGTGCTCAAAACACTTGCCACAGCAATGGCGCCGTTCACTCCATTTTTTGCTGAGGAAATGTACAGCTCAGCGGGGGGTGAATTGGAAAGTGTGCACCTAGAGGAGTGGCCTTCGTATACCAAAACAGTAAAAAACAAACCAGAAAAGATTATTACGGGCATGCAAAAGATACGGGATGTTGCTTCACGGGCACTTGAAGCTCGCATGTCTGCGGGAATTAAGGTTCGTCAGCCACTCGCATCACTTTCGCTTCGTGGAGGAAATCTCACACTGCAGAAATTTCCAGAACTGGTTGCTTTGATTTCCGACGAAGTAAACGTAAAAGAGGTATTGTTTAAAGAAGATACGGGCTGGGATGTTGAACTTGATACGGCGGTAACGCCCGAGTTGAAAAAAGAAGGTGATGTGCGTGATTTGATGCGTGCTATTCAGGACTTTAGAAAGACATCAGGTTTGACCGCGTCTGACACACCAACACTTTCTGTTGTGACAAATGAAGAAGGCAAAAAACTTATTGAAGAACACAAAGAAGCACTCATAAAATCCACCAATCTCAAAGATCTCACGGCATCCGTTGGGGACATAGGTGCAGAGTTGTATATTTTCAGTATACATTAA